The following coding sequences are from one Desulfosalsimonas propionicica window:
- a CDS encoding DUF3786 domain-containing protein has protein sequence MADNYEKIVIDNLRRLYADMPADLARRLPAERQGSRFRFPAFGQTCTISPEGIDMDGQKCPSVLGILISLYAINACDAPMIAEPFCAFKEMPGSMPYSGAFATHTEQILVARVEDLDKARPRIRDQLCGRDAPPAVSGDFAFVVQPLPKIALCYIVYKADEDFPASVTCLFSANAHRFLPTDALADTGEYTSKKILEITDQ, from the coding sequence ATGGCTGACAATTATGAAAAAATCGTCATTGACAATCTCCGGCGCCTGTATGCGGACATGCCCGCCGATCTTGCCCGCAGGCTGCCTGCAGAAAGGCAGGGCAGCCGTTTCAGATTCCCGGCCTTCGGCCAAACCTGCACCATATCCCCTGAGGGCATTGACATGGACGGCCAAAAATGTCCTTCCGTGCTTGGAATTCTGATATCCCTGTATGCCATCAATGCCTGTGATGCGCCAATGATTGCCGAACCGTTTTGCGCTTTTAAGGAAATGCCCGGCAGCATGCCCTATTCAGGCGCATTTGCCACACACACCGAACAGATCCTGGTTGCCCGGGTTGAAGATCTGGATAAGGCCCGGCCCCGCATTCGGGATCAGCTCTGCGGCCGGGATGCACCACCGGCAGTGAGCGGCGATTTTGCGTTCGTGGTACAGCCGCTTCCCAAAATCGCCTTGTGCTATATTGTCTATAAAGCGGACGAGGACTTCCCGGCTTCCGTGACCTGCCTGTTTTCTGCCAATGCCCACCGGTTTCTGCCAACAGATGCACTGGCGGACACAGGAGAATATACGTCCAAAAAAATTCTTGAGATCACAGACCAATAG
- a CDS encoding lysophospholipid acyltransferase family protein: protein MNNFSWKDRIKLEVTAFLAVNLVRLWFGTVRVEILNRPVYEKYFRDEHSGNVVAGSWHRHAIFLFYFFRTLGPRGIMISRSRDGELTARIAEHLGYTPVRGSSSKGGIQALSAMVDYLKDGREKRLCGTAVDGPRGPARKMKKGMAVLAMQSGSWFVPMACSGTRVMTFKRAWDKTIIPKPFSKVVIDFGEPVKIPEDATDEQFARICRDLEAELNRLTDKVDRKCGYTGVPED, encoded by the coding sequence ATGAATAACTTTTCCTGGAAGGACAGAATCAAACTGGAGGTCACCGCGTTTTTGGCGGTCAACCTGGTGCGCCTGTGGTTTGGCACCGTGCGCGTGGAAATATTGAACCGGCCGGTGTATGAAAAATACTTCAGGGATGAACACAGCGGCAATGTGGTGGCCGGATCCTGGCATCGACATGCGATTTTTTTGTTTTATTTTTTCCGAACCCTTGGGCCCCGGGGCATTATGATCAGCCGCAGCCGCGATGGAGAGCTTACCGCCAGGATTGCCGAACATCTGGGTTATACACCGGTGCGTGGATCTTCGTCAAAAGGGGGAATCCAGGCGCTTTCCGCCATGGTGGATTACCTGAAGGATGGGCGGGAAAAACGGCTTTGCGGAACCGCCGTGGACGGTCCCAGGGGCCCGGCGCGGAAAATGAAAAAAGGCATGGCCGTGCTGGCCATGCAAAGCGGCTCCTGGTTCGTGCCCATGGCCTGCTCGGGTACGCGGGTGATGACGTTTAAACGGGCATGGGACAAAACCATCATTCCCAAGCCCTTCAGCAAGGTGGTCATTGATTTCGGCGAGCCGGTGAAAATCCCGGAAGATGCCACAGATGAGCAATTTGCCCGCATCTGCAGGGACCTGGAAGCCGAGCTCAATCGACTCACCGACAAGGTGGACCGCAAATGCGGTTACACGGGTGTGCCGGAAGATTGA